A single genomic interval of Spinacia oleracea cultivar Varoflay chromosome 6, BTI_SOV_V1, whole genome shotgun sequence harbors:
- the LOC110802207 gene encoding uncharacterized protein: protein MRRALGTPSTEKLGTYLGCNVEVDGRSSQVFNSLIEKVQNKVNSWKNVTLSQAGRLLLVNGILAALCTNILSVFLVPKQVKKKIDSLLCRYWWKGNCDTKGICWRKRKLLEKPKNQGGVGLRSIENFNKALLVKQAHRIHNNGQLLIAKIYKAKYKGSPVDCGLEDRISSTSSWGFRGLAKCVRDCKEGFGKIIGSGDSIIIGEDNWLLDRKPIFKTQESLTSLKARPVRDLFITGSRVWNNRLVWESFSTESARAILSMHIPTNIGEDRRTWMRSESGEATAKSVYDYIQGLKAEHGSVDQTHSFWKHLWGMQILPKWKVFLWKVCNRALALNINLCKRGIQVERRCHLCGMADEDERHLFRDCMIAKHVWRAGDLGLVLEEVESLDIQTWIKNYFHYLWKEEGPNSPRAICMVITLWSIWLHRNAVVFKSNTTNPASIMGIIHQMKKDNDLGSNIRCELAKLARAKKQDHPNPVALIKGVFNYTGTRLMVDGAWKKKKNGDSVAAIGWVINHDQNVIAKGGGRIRAVSGLQAEGYAILRGLKEANKCGCRQITTLSDSRTICKLLQEGKDGPIEIASILSEIIAFAGSFDFCSIVNVSRDRVRPAHDLAYIARKHGMVD from the coding sequence ATGAGGAGAGCACTGGGAACCCCGAGCACGGAAAAACTAGGGACTTATCTTGGATGCAACGTGGAAGTTGATGGAAGAAGCTCTCAAGTTTTCAACTCCCTTATTGAGAAGGTGCAGAATAAGGTGAATTCGTGGAAAAACGTCACCCTTTCACAAGCTGGAAGACTGCTCCTCGTAAATGGGATTCTAGCCGCCCTTTGTACCAACATCCTCTCAGTTTTCCTGGTCCCAAAACAGGTAAAAAAGAAGATAGACTCCTTACTATGTAGGTACTGGTGGAAAGGTAATTGTGATACTAAAGGCATATGTTGGAGGAAGAGGAAACTACTGGAAAAGCCAAAGAATCAAGGGGGTGTGGGGTTAAGAAGCATTGAAAATTTCAACAAAGCTCTTCTGGTCAAACAAGCACACCGTATCCACAACAACGGCCAACTACTCATAGCTAAGATCTACAAAGCAAAGTACAAGGGGTCACCAGTGGATTGTGGACTTGAGGACAGGATAAGCTCGACATCATCATGGGGTTTCAGAGGATTGGCTAAGTGTGTAAGGGATTGCAAAGAAGGATTTGGTAAAATCATTGGGAGTGGGGACTCGATTATTATAGGGGAAGACAATTGGTTATTGGATCGCAAGCCTATCTTTAAAACACAGGAGAGTTTAACATCACTGAAGGCCAGACCAGTTCGGGACTTGTTTATTACAGGCTCAAGGGTGTGGAACAATCGACTTGTTTGGGAATCCTTCTCAACTGAATCTGCTAGAGCAATTTTGAGCATGCACATCCCTACGAACATAGGTGAGGATAGAAGGACTTGGATGCGGTCGGAGAGTGGAGAAGCAACTGCTAAGTCGGTCTACGACTACATCCAAGGTTTGAAGGCGGAACACGGGAGTGTTGACCAAACCCACTCGTTCTGGAAACACCTGTGGGGAATGCAGATTTTACCGAAATGGAAGGTGTTTCTCTGGAAGGTTTGTAATAGAGCCTTGGCCTTAAATATAAACCTCTGTAAGCGCGGTATTCAGGTGGAGAGGCGTTGCCACCTATGTGGGATGGCTGATGAGGATGAGCGTCATCTCTTCCGTGACTGTATGATAGCCAAGCATGTCTGGAGAGCAGGTGACCTTGGGCTGGTACTTGAAGAGGTGGAGTCGTTAGATATTCAAACTTGGATAAAGAACTACTTTCATTACTTATGGAAAGAAGAAGGGCCTAATAGCCCACGTGCAATATGCATGGTTATCACACTTTGGAGCATTTGGCTCCACAGGAACGCAGTGGTTTTCAAAAGCAATACAACCAACCCGGCCTCTATCATGGGGATAATTCATCAAATGAAGAAAGACAACGACCTAGGGTCTAACATTAGATGTGAGCTTGCCAAGTTGGCTCGGGCAAAGAAACAGGATCATCCAAATCCGGTTGCGCTAATCAAAGGGGTCTTCAACTACACAGGGACACGACTAATGGTGGATGGGGCatggaagaaaaagaagaacggCGACTCCGTGGCGGCAATTGGATGGGTTATCAACCATGACCAAAATGTAATAGCAAAGGGTGGGGGAAGAATTAGGGCAGTTTCCGGCTTACAAGCGGAAGGATATGCTATCTTACGTGGCCTGAAGGAAGCTAATAAATGTGGGTGCAGGCAGATCACTACCTTGTCGGATTCTAGGACAATTTGTAAACTCCTCCAGGAAGGTAAAGATGGGCCCATCGAGATTGCTAGTATACTATCGGAAATTATCGCTTTCGCAGGTTCTTTTGATTTCTGTTCAATAGTTAATGTAAGTAGAGATAGGGTCAGACCTGCCCATGACCTAGCTTATATAGCTAGAAAACATGGGATGGTGGATTAG